Proteins from a genomic interval of Euwallacea fornicatus isolate EFF26 chromosome 1, ASM4011564v1, whole genome shotgun sequence:
- the LOC136344042 gene encoding uncharacterized protein isoform X1 has product MSSDENDKSTERIFEYYQKYSQNRHLPKYFSGTSLSYLPPIVLEDDAQIAGPSIIHDDPILISEVVKISIAKAELVDESSAHSSLSESPSGHKKLEWDNGADIGYDSVRKGTEIIKKSSSLPILHKLKSIEQGNFNTEPITVPSTITTNSNSAEKVEVLVFSSSSSKHESPEDKISSLANSISPGSKNKQVCSRNTSPTSNDISKSEVMSSSSNNEKVEITESQKNLEFLKKKIGLPDAHSTPNSDPSLNDRGCRTSQSLFKNLVQSLASSQGTSMDSNCGRRIWQLHGEDVAVVDKKEHKLAKDTRLYKRKPTHKLPSLTRSQTPSPPPQPTPKDRSKGIKVVEVDLSTPININCTSFSPDENPQKIVSLTPRAVQTETVNYRHIETQFNFEGKCFDKASRRGKSNSSDALADSASSFEYISLRKGDIVNDRGLVQAKNQHAKSKTGISGVLKEISFMRTSTDSSPISKASSEDIDRHLEILHKLFKTKKFNSSTKKRYIKKLLKELNELNATCNNSESTSSSSDLFIPKKDSSRVNVQYKVKHEVAFKGAKELIPGKINYEGPAVESNPDVCDCRTSSPSINSGSIKMAAEHERRGADVRSDTDIKETINYDKPAPAPEIFTKNIASSNVDTLIAVKTHVGSISEDPLLRFAENERAYQLNWIKNEISHLSKLKNILELKDRDSQQSQPKSQLFPLFRTNTYNVAQKSNTSKAIKRNFVIETGLNLVPQSNINYLIDGKEYVVSDSQKTSSEGEKAIIADIKVSSDDNHTNIKVSTLCSMCRKVVCVCVAEKINESKSPSLTTDFANPEPCLRCNMTECICKNNSDLEASSATASSKSCVDRESAVKDRVSSLLSDLDIVSPEDYNSLQKIFKNCECTTKNPNCGCGFVRKLLDKFQVKLTKSVGINECVQTDILRYDQLVCEPKSVPLATASTNQSEHIYHEPENKTLRPKVKSEKFQVETNCQHQSLKIQCLSGGQPDGNGHETNAMKTTIDSTPVATTKQTLLGSAQIQVNEADRKFQTGVDVIETAVQTALERVCQCVQTDEIYFGDGTAKDSLKRSIKSTKFQAQGKPLMQSSGVLDDKVMSEEQKPIISRMVQTETIKPNLILKQDSTTASSETITNGSSRVTCYCCKQKAFLAEVSYLQEGDDSLVVCSRCYFSRPRYCSHNCKFMCRCWNYCQSRKQPLDGLGFCQCCGVEVSQCLRRLAGLKYTVILQEKESREGKNGRIFQSHRVKVRDGWSKKGVKDKENYDRKEGIDRTNSMRKEKRKKNDLEEEVNGVTNMNRNERNGVKNDVQYTLTEYLVKNKPGFVYSAEYRRQMLLNSRILRERKKDSLKIRFLENNFEQTTGDKYKLFTGRQMKEITKRNYKKLPEVQDKATSQRNNQLRQADRVISNVFAKKVQKSVLKGKGNFPLDRPVTNL; this is encoded by the exons ATGAGTTCCGACGAAAATGATAAATCAACAGAGCGAATCTTTGAGTATTACCAGAAATATTCCCAAAACCGACACCTTCCTAAGTACTTTTCTGGCACTTCCTTATCTTACTTACCTCCAATAGTCCTTGAAGATGATGCTCAGATTGCAGGTCCTTCCATAATTCATGATGACCCTATTCTTATCTCTGAagttgttaaaatttcaattgctAAAGCTGAACTTGTTGATGAAAGTTCAGCTCACTCAAGCTTATCAGAAAGCCCCTCAGGGCACAAAAAGCTTGAATGGGATAATGGAGCTGATATTGGCTATGATTCTGTTAGAAAAGGTActgaaattattaagaaaagttccTCTCTGCCTATTTTgcacaaattaaaaagtattgaaCAAGGTAACTTTAATACTGAGCCCATAACAGTACCCTCCACAATTACAACTAATTCAAATAGTGCGGAAAAGGTTGAAGTGTTAGTCTTTAGCTCCAGTTCTTCCAAACATGAATCACCAGAAgataaaatttcttctttggCAAACTCAATATCTCCAGGCAGTAAAAATAAGCAAGTTTGCTCAAGAAATACCAGCCCAACTTCCAATGATATCTCAAAAAGTGAAGTCATGAGTAGTTCATCAAACAATGAGAAAGTTGAGATCACAGAGTCACAGAAGAACCTTGAgtttttgaagaagaaaattggtttacCTGATGCGCATTCCACTCCTAATTCAGATCCCAGCTTGAATGATAGAGGTTGCAGGACTTCACagtcattatttaaaaacttagtTCAAAGTCTTGCCTCTTCACAAGGGACTAGCATGGATTCAAACTGTGGGAGAAGAATATGGCAGTTGCATGGAGAAGATGTTGCAGTGGTGGATAAGAAGGAACATAAACTAGCAAAG GACACAAGGCTTTATAAACGAAAACCAACTCACAAACTACCTTCGTTAACCCGCTCACAAACCCCTTCACCGCCTCCACAACCGACCCCAAAAGACCGCAGCAAAGGCATCAAAGTTGTCGAAGTGGATCTCTCGACTCCCATTAATATTAACTGCACCTCTTTCAGCCCTGATGAGaatccacaaaaaatagtgtCACTAACCCCTAGAGCTGTGCAAACTGAAACTGTGAACTATAGACACATAGAAACTCAgtttaattttgaaggtaaatGTTTCGATAAAGCTTCACGTAGAGGAAAGTCGAATAGTTCCGATGCTTTAGCTGATTCGGCTTCAAGTTTCGAGTATATATCTCTTCGTAAGGGTGATATAGTCAATGATAGAGGTTTAGTGCAAGCAAAAAATCAACACGCTAAATCTAAGACGGGAATTTCCGGGGTTTTAAAGGAAATCTCTTTCATGAGGACCAGCACAGATTCAAGCCCTATATCAAAGGCCAGCTCTGAAGATATTGACAGGCATTTGGAGATACTTCATAAGTTGTTTAAAACTAAGAAGTTCAACTCCAGCACCAAGAAACGATATATAAAGAAACTTCTCAAAGAACTAAATGAATTGAATGCCACGTGCAATAATAGTGAGTCGACCAGCAGTAGTTCTGATTTATTTATCCCCAAAAAGGATTCGTCAAGAGTGAATGTGCAGTATAAAGTAAAACATGAAGTAGCTTTTAAGGGGGCCAAGGAGCTGATTCctggtaaaataaattatgaggGCCCTGCAGTAGAGAGTAACCCTGATGTATGCGATTGTAGAACATCGTCTCCGAGCATTAACAGTGGGTCAATTAAGATGGCAGCAGAACATGAAAGAAGAGGTGCAGATGTGAGGAGCGATACTGACATTAAGGAGACAATAAACTATGATAAACCAGCACCTGCACctgaaatattcacaaaaaatattgccTCTTCAAATGTAGATACACTCATAGCAGTTAAAACACACGTAGGTTCAATCTCTGAAGATCCTTTACTGCGATTTGCAGAAAATGAAAGAGCTTATCAATTAAATtggattaaaaatgaaatttcccaTCTCTCGAAACTTAAGAATATTCTGGAGTTGAAAGACAGGGACTCGCAACAATCTCAACCAAAGTCTCAACTATTTCCACTGTTTCGCACAAACACATACAACGTGGCCCAGAAGAGTAATACAAGTAAAgcaataaaacgaaattttgtcATCGAAACGGGTTTAAACCTTGTTCCACAATCCAACATTAATTACCTCATAGATGgtaaggaatatgtggtttcAGACTCCCAAAAAACCTCCAGTGAAGGGGAGAAAGCTATTATAGCTGATATTAAAGTTAGTTCGGATGATAATCACACAAATATCAAAGTAAGCACCTTATGTTCAATGTGCAGGAAGGTAGTTTGCGTGTGTGTTGCTGAGAAGATCAATGAATCCAAGTCTCCATCTTTGACTACAGACTTTGCGAACCCAGAACCGTGCTTGAGATGTAATATGACTGAGTGCATTTGCAAGAATAATAGTGATTTGGAGGCATCTAGTGCTACGGCTTCTAGTAAGTCTTGTGTAGATAGAGAGAGCGCTGTAAAAGATCGAGTATCTTCTCTATTGTCAGACTTGGACATAGTTTCTCCTGAAGACTACAATTCTTTACAGAAGATTTTTAAGAATTGCGAGTGCACCACAAAAAATCCCAATTGCGGATGCGGTTTTGTTCGAAAGTTATTGGACAAGTTCCAAGTAAAATTAACGAAATCTGTGGGAATTAATGAATGCGTGCAAACCGATATTTTGCGTTATGACCAATTGGTGTGTGAGCCAAAAAGTGTACCATTGGCCACTGCATCTACAAATCAAAGTGAACATATTTATCATGAGCCTGAGAATAAGACTCTCAGGCCGAAagttaaaagtgaaaaattccaAGTAGAGACTAATTGTCAACATCAGAGTTTAAAGATACAATGTTTAAGCGGAGGGCAGCCTGACGGCAATGGTCATGAAACCAACGCAATGAAAACAACTATTGATTCAACTCCTGTAGCTACAACTAAACAAACTTTGCTGGGTAGTGCTCAAATTCAAGTTAATGAGGCTGATCGCAAATTTCAAACTGGGGTTGATGTGATTGAAACTGCAGTGCAGACAGCACTAGAAAGGGTCTGTCAGTGTGTACAAACTGATGAAATTTACTTTGGTGATGGCACTGCAAAAGACTCATTAAAGAGATCGATAAAAAGCACGAAATTCCAAGCTCAGGGAAAGCCTTTAATGCAGTCTTCAGGTGTTTTAGATGATAAAGTGATGTCTGAGGAGCAAAAACCAATAATATCTCGAATGGTGCAAACAGAGAcaataaaaccaaatttaatcCTTAAGCAAGACTCCACTACAGCTTCGTCCGAGACCATCACAAACGGATCTTCTCGTGTAACTTGTTACTGCTGCAAGCAAAAGGCATTCTTGGCCGAAGTTAGTTACTTACAAGAGGGCGACGATTCTTTGGTGGTTTGTAGTAGATGCTACTTTTCTCGCCCTCGCTACTGCAGCCATAATTGCAAGTTTATGTGTCGATGTTGGAATTATTGCCAATCAAGAAAGCAACCTTTAGATGGCTTGGGGTTTTGTCAGTGTTGTGGTGTGGAAGTTTCTCAGTGCCTTAGAAGACTCGCGGGACTAAAGTACACGGTGATATTGCAGGAAAAGGAAAGCCGTGAAGGCAAGAATGGCAGAATTTTCCAGTCTCATCGTGTGAAAGTGAGGGATGGTTGGAGTAAGAAGGGTGTTAAGGATAAGGAGAATTATGATAGAAAGGAGGGTATTGATAGGACTAATTCAATGAGGAAGGAGAAGAGGAAGAAGAATGATTTAGAGGAAGAGGTGAATGGCGTTACGAATATGAATAGAAATGAAAGAAATGGAGTGAAGAATGATGTTCAATATACGTTGACG GAATATCTAGTAAAAAACAAACCGGGATTTGTATATTCAGCAGAATACCGACGACAAATGCTTCTAAATTCTAGAATTTTAAGGGAGAGAAAGAAGGACAGTttgaaaatacgttttttggaaaataattttgagcAAACTACTGGAG ataaatacaaactttttacGGGACGACAGATGAAAGAAATAACCAAAAGAAACTATAAAAAGTTACCAGAGGTGCAGGATAAAGCCACATCGCAACGAAATAATCAATTGAGACAAGCAGATAGGGTAATTAGCAATGTATTTGCAAag AAAGTACAAAAGTCGGTGCTGAAAGGAAAAGGCAATTTCCCACTTGACAGGCCAGTCACGAACTTGTAA
- the LOC136344042 gene encoding uncharacterized protein isoform X2 gives MSSDENDKSTERIFEYYQKYSQNRHLPKYFSGTSLSYLPPIVLEDDAQIAGPSIIHDDPILISEVVKISIAKAELVDESSAHSSLSESPSGHKKLEWDNGADIGYDSVRKGTEIIKKSSSLPILHKLKSIEQGNFNTEPITVPSTITTNSNSAEKVEVLVFSSSSSKHESPEDKISSLANSISPGSKNKQVCSRNTSPTSNDISKSEVMSSSSNNEKVEITESQKNLEFLKKKIGLPDAHSTPNSDPSLNDRGCRTSQSLFKNLVQSLASSQGTSMDSNCGRRIWQLHGEDVAVVDKKEHKLAKDTRLYKRKPTHKLPSLTRSQTPSPPPQPTPKDRSKGIKVVEVDLSTPININCTSFSPDENPQKIVSLTPRAVQTETVNYRHIETQFNFEGKCFDKASRRGKSNSSDALADSASSFEYISLRKGDIVNDRGLVQAKNQHAKSKTGISGVLKEISFMRTSTDSSPISKASSEDIDRHLEILHKLFKTKKFNSSTKKRYIKKLLKELNELNATCNNSESTSSSSDLFIPKKDSSRVNVQYKVKHEVAFKGAKELIPGKINYEGPAVESNPDVCDCRTSSPSINSGSIKMAAEHERRGADVRSDTDIKETINYDKPAPAPEIFTKNIASSNVDTLIAVKTHVGSISEDPLLRFAENERAYQLNWIKNEISHLSKLKNILELKDRDSQQSQPKSQLFPLFRTNTYNVAQKSNTSKAIKRNFVIETGLNLVPQSNINYLIDGKEYVVSDSQKTSSEGEKAIIADIKVSSDDNHTNIKVSTLCSMCRKVVCVCVAEKINESKSPSLTTDFANPEPCLRCNMTECICKNNSDLEASSATASSKSCVDRESAVKDRVSSLLSDLDIVSPEDYNSLQKIFKNCECTTKNPNCGCGFVRKLLDKFQVKLTKSVGINECVQTDILRYDQLVCEPKSVPLATASTNQSEHIYHEPENKTLRPKVKSEKFQVETNCQHQSLKIQCLSGGQPDGNGHETNAMKTTIDSTPVATTKQTLLGSAQIQVNEADRKFQTGVDVIETAVQTALERVCQCVQTDEIYFGDGTAKDSLKRSIKSTKFQAQGKPLMQSSGVLDDKVMSEEQKPIISRMVQTETIKPNLILKQDSTTASSETITNGSSRVTCYCCKQKAFLAEVSYLQEGDDSLVVCSRCYFSRPRYCSHNCKFMCRCWNYCQSRKQPLDGLGFCQCCGVEVSQCLRRLAGLKYTVILQEKESREGKNGRIFQSHRVKVRDGWSKKGVKDKENYDRKEGIDRTNSMRKEKRKKNDLEEEVNGVTNMNRNERNGVKNDVQYTLTEYLVKNKPGFVYSAEYRRQMLLNSRILRERKKDSLKIRFLENNFEQTTGVYR, from the exons ATGAGTTCCGACGAAAATGATAAATCAACAGAGCGAATCTTTGAGTATTACCAGAAATATTCCCAAAACCGACACCTTCCTAAGTACTTTTCTGGCACTTCCTTATCTTACTTACCTCCAATAGTCCTTGAAGATGATGCTCAGATTGCAGGTCCTTCCATAATTCATGATGACCCTATTCTTATCTCTGAagttgttaaaatttcaattgctAAAGCTGAACTTGTTGATGAAAGTTCAGCTCACTCAAGCTTATCAGAAAGCCCCTCAGGGCACAAAAAGCTTGAATGGGATAATGGAGCTGATATTGGCTATGATTCTGTTAGAAAAGGTActgaaattattaagaaaagttccTCTCTGCCTATTTTgcacaaattaaaaagtattgaaCAAGGTAACTTTAATACTGAGCCCATAACAGTACCCTCCACAATTACAACTAATTCAAATAGTGCGGAAAAGGTTGAAGTGTTAGTCTTTAGCTCCAGTTCTTCCAAACATGAATCACCAGAAgataaaatttcttctttggCAAACTCAATATCTCCAGGCAGTAAAAATAAGCAAGTTTGCTCAAGAAATACCAGCCCAACTTCCAATGATATCTCAAAAAGTGAAGTCATGAGTAGTTCATCAAACAATGAGAAAGTTGAGATCACAGAGTCACAGAAGAACCTTGAgtttttgaagaagaaaattggtttacCTGATGCGCATTCCACTCCTAATTCAGATCCCAGCTTGAATGATAGAGGTTGCAGGACTTCACagtcattatttaaaaacttagtTCAAAGTCTTGCCTCTTCACAAGGGACTAGCATGGATTCAAACTGTGGGAGAAGAATATGGCAGTTGCATGGAGAAGATGTTGCAGTGGTGGATAAGAAGGAACATAAACTAGCAAAG GACACAAGGCTTTATAAACGAAAACCAACTCACAAACTACCTTCGTTAACCCGCTCACAAACCCCTTCACCGCCTCCACAACCGACCCCAAAAGACCGCAGCAAAGGCATCAAAGTTGTCGAAGTGGATCTCTCGACTCCCATTAATATTAACTGCACCTCTTTCAGCCCTGATGAGaatccacaaaaaatagtgtCACTAACCCCTAGAGCTGTGCAAACTGAAACTGTGAACTATAGACACATAGAAACTCAgtttaattttgaaggtaaatGTTTCGATAAAGCTTCACGTAGAGGAAAGTCGAATAGTTCCGATGCTTTAGCTGATTCGGCTTCAAGTTTCGAGTATATATCTCTTCGTAAGGGTGATATAGTCAATGATAGAGGTTTAGTGCAAGCAAAAAATCAACACGCTAAATCTAAGACGGGAATTTCCGGGGTTTTAAAGGAAATCTCTTTCATGAGGACCAGCACAGATTCAAGCCCTATATCAAAGGCCAGCTCTGAAGATATTGACAGGCATTTGGAGATACTTCATAAGTTGTTTAAAACTAAGAAGTTCAACTCCAGCACCAAGAAACGATATATAAAGAAACTTCTCAAAGAACTAAATGAATTGAATGCCACGTGCAATAATAGTGAGTCGACCAGCAGTAGTTCTGATTTATTTATCCCCAAAAAGGATTCGTCAAGAGTGAATGTGCAGTATAAAGTAAAACATGAAGTAGCTTTTAAGGGGGCCAAGGAGCTGATTCctggtaaaataaattatgaggGCCCTGCAGTAGAGAGTAACCCTGATGTATGCGATTGTAGAACATCGTCTCCGAGCATTAACAGTGGGTCAATTAAGATGGCAGCAGAACATGAAAGAAGAGGTGCAGATGTGAGGAGCGATACTGACATTAAGGAGACAATAAACTATGATAAACCAGCACCTGCACctgaaatattcacaaaaaatattgccTCTTCAAATGTAGATACACTCATAGCAGTTAAAACACACGTAGGTTCAATCTCTGAAGATCCTTTACTGCGATTTGCAGAAAATGAAAGAGCTTATCAATTAAATtggattaaaaatgaaatttcccaTCTCTCGAAACTTAAGAATATTCTGGAGTTGAAAGACAGGGACTCGCAACAATCTCAACCAAAGTCTCAACTATTTCCACTGTTTCGCACAAACACATACAACGTGGCCCAGAAGAGTAATACAAGTAAAgcaataaaacgaaattttgtcATCGAAACGGGTTTAAACCTTGTTCCACAATCCAACATTAATTACCTCATAGATGgtaaggaatatgtggtttcAGACTCCCAAAAAACCTCCAGTGAAGGGGAGAAAGCTATTATAGCTGATATTAAAGTTAGTTCGGATGATAATCACACAAATATCAAAGTAAGCACCTTATGTTCAATGTGCAGGAAGGTAGTTTGCGTGTGTGTTGCTGAGAAGATCAATGAATCCAAGTCTCCATCTTTGACTACAGACTTTGCGAACCCAGAACCGTGCTTGAGATGTAATATGACTGAGTGCATTTGCAAGAATAATAGTGATTTGGAGGCATCTAGTGCTACGGCTTCTAGTAAGTCTTGTGTAGATAGAGAGAGCGCTGTAAAAGATCGAGTATCTTCTCTATTGTCAGACTTGGACATAGTTTCTCCTGAAGACTACAATTCTTTACAGAAGATTTTTAAGAATTGCGAGTGCACCACAAAAAATCCCAATTGCGGATGCGGTTTTGTTCGAAAGTTATTGGACAAGTTCCAAGTAAAATTAACGAAATCTGTGGGAATTAATGAATGCGTGCAAACCGATATTTTGCGTTATGACCAATTGGTGTGTGAGCCAAAAAGTGTACCATTGGCCACTGCATCTACAAATCAAAGTGAACATATTTATCATGAGCCTGAGAATAAGACTCTCAGGCCGAAagttaaaagtgaaaaattccaAGTAGAGACTAATTGTCAACATCAGAGTTTAAAGATACAATGTTTAAGCGGAGGGCAGCCTGACGGCAATGGTCATGAAACCAACGCAATGAAAACAACTATTGATTCAACTCCTGTAGCTACAACTAAACAAACTTTGCTGGGTAGTGCTCAAATTCAAGTTAATGAGGCTGATCGCAAATTTCAAACTGGGGTTGATGTGATTGAAACTGCAGTGCAGACAGCACTAGAAAGGGTCTGTCAGTGTGTACAAACTGATGAAATTTACTTTGGTGATGGCACTGCAAAAGACTCATTAAAGAGATCGATAAAAAGCACGAAATTCCAAGCTCAGGGAAAGCCTTTAATGCAGTCTTCAGGTGTTTTAGATGATAAAGTGATGTCTGAGGAGCAAAAACCAATAATATCTCGAATGGTGCAAACAGAGAcaataaaaccaaatttaatcCTTAAGCAAGACTCCACTACAGCTTCGTCCGAGACCATCACAAACGGATCTTCTCGTGTAACTTGTTACTGCTGCAAGCAAAAGGCATTCTTGGCCGAAGTTAGTTACTTACAAGAGGGCGACGATTCTTTGGTGGTTTGTAGTAGATGCTACTTTTCTCGCCCTCGCTACTGCAGCCATAATTGCAAGTTTATGTGTCGATGTTGGAATTATTGCCAATCAAGAAAGCAACCTTTAGATGGCTTGGGGTTTTGTCAGTGTTGTGGTGTGGAAGTTTCTCAGTGCCTTAGAAGACTCGCGGGACTAAAGTACACGGTGATATTGCAGGAAAAGGAAAGCCGTGAAGGCAAGAATGGCAGAATTTTCCAGTCTCATCGTGTGAAAGTGAGGGATGGTTGGAGTAAGAAGGGTGTTAAGGATAAGGAGAATTATGATAGAAAGGAGGGTATTGATAGGACTAATTCAATGAGGAAGGAGAAGAGGAAGAAGAATGATTTAGAGGAAGAGGTGAATGGCGTTACGAATATGAATAGAAATGAAAGAAATGGAGTGAAGAATGATGTTCAATATACGTTGACG GAATATCTAGTAAAAAACAAACCGGGATTTGTATATTCAGCAGAATACCGACGACAAATGCTTCTAAATTCTAGAATTTTAAGGGAGAGAAAGAAGGACAGTttgaaaatacgttttttggaaaataattttgagcAAACTACTGGAG TTTATAgataa